Proteins encoded within one genomic window of Flavobacterium gilvum:
- a CDS encoding efflux RND transporter permease subunit: MSLSTLSIKRPVMTIVMNLAIILFGIIGYTYLGVREFPSIDPAQVSIRTSYTGANSDIIESQITEPLEKAINSIDGIRNITSSSSQGSSNITVEFNLDKNLEEAANDVRDKVSQAMRNLPQDIDAPPVVSKADANSDAIISMTVQSDTRSALDLSDYAENVIGQRLETIPGVSGVQIWGQKRYAMRLWINPEKLASYGCTVAEVRDALNSQNVELPSGKITGNNTELTVKTIGNLSKPDEFNNIIIRSEGEKIVRFSDIGIAELGPENVETKMTQSGTPLVGVAIVPQPGANYLDIAKEFYKQYERLKKDLPSDIKLNIAIDNTVFVKKSVIEVAETLGISIILVILIIFLFFRDWAIAFRPLIDIPVSLIATFFIMWLFGFSINVLTLLAIVLATGLVVDDGIVVTENIFKKVEEGMSPIEAAIKGSNEIFFAVISISITLAAVFLPVIFLEGFVGRLFREFGVVIGAAVLISAFVSLTLTPMLNAYLMKGGHQKKSKFYELTEPYFVKLNTGYANALTRFMKKRWLSFPILIVCFGLIYLFFNILKKETAPYDDRSSLGMTITMPEGASYEYTDRFMQEISRLIDDSIPEKKVALVITSPGFISTAVNTGRVRIALVDSDKRKLKQKEIAEKLTKWTNNYSEAKTSVMEQPTIAVNRRGGMPVQYIIQAPNFEKLREKIPLFMDEAAKSDVFSTTDVNLKFNKPEINVSIDREKAESLGISVKDVAQTLQLSLSGQRFGYFIRNGKQYQVIGQFEKEDRSKPLDLTSMYVKNNKGELIQMDNVVKIVEQSNPPQLYHNNRYMSATVSASLAPGKSLSDGIDAMNEIKAKVLDDSFTTDLGGESRDFVESSSNTSFAFGLALLLIFLILAAQFESFVDPFIIILTVPMAVAGALFSLWLFNQTWNIFSQIGTIMLIGLVTKNGILIVEFANQLREQGKPKMEAIIEASEARLRPILMTSLAISLGALPIALSLGAAATSRIGMGVVIVGGTIFSLVLTLFVIPALYSMWSKARKHYPEFDHIDEYEREVKK; the protein is encoded by the coding sequence ATGAGTTTATCCACTTTAAGCATAAAAAGACCTGTAATGACAATCGTTATGAACTTAGCGATTATATTATTTGGTATTATCGGTTACACTTATTTGGGCGTTAGGGAATTTCCTTCGATAGATCCCGCCCAGGTTTCCATCCGTACCAGTTATACAGGAGCCAATTCAGATATTATCGAATCCCAAATTACTGAGCCTCTTGAAAAAGCAATCAATTCAATTGACGGAATCCGTAACATTACTTCGTCGAGTTCACAAGGAAGCAGTAATATTACAGTTGAATTTAATTTGGACAAAAATCTCGAGGAAGCTGCCAATGATGTTCGTGACAAAGTTTCGCAGGCAATGCGTAATCTGCCCCAGGATATTGATGCACCACCAGTTGTTTCCAAAGCAGATGCAAATAGTGATGCCATTATCTCGATGACCGTACAGAGTGATACTCGAAGCGCATTGGACCTGAGTGATTACGCCGAAAATGTAATTGGACAGCGATTGGAAACAATTCCTGGAGTTAGTGGTGTTCAAATTTGGGGACAAAAAAGATATGCCATGCGATTGTGGATTAATCCCGAAAAATTGGCTTCCTACGGTTGCACTGTCGCCGAAGTTCGCGATGCTCTGAACAGTCAGAATGTGGAATTGCCTTCGGGGAAAATCACAGGAAATAACACAGAACTAACTGTAAAAACGATAGGAAATCTTTCAAAACCAGATGAATTCAATAATATTATTATTCGTTCAGAAGGAGAAAAAATAGTACGTTTCAGTGATATTGGTATCGCCGAATTGGGACCGGAAAATGTAGAGACCAAAATGACACAATCTGGTACTCCCCTTGTTGGTGTGGCCATTGTTCCCCAGCCGGGAGCTAATTATCTGGATATTGCAAAAGAATTTTATAAACAATACGAACGCCTAAAAAAAGATTTGCCAAGTGATATTAAATTAAACATTGCAATTGACAATACTGTTTTTGTAAAAAAATCAGTGATTGAAGTTGCCGAAACGCTTGGGATTTCAATTATACTGGTGATTTTAATTATCTTTTTGTTTTTCAGGGATTGGGCAATTGCTTTTAGACCTTTGATAGATATTCCTGTATCGTTGATAGCGACGTTTTTTATTATGTGGCTTTTTGGCTTTTCGATAAACGTATTAACCTTGTTGGCAATTGTTCTCGCCACAGGATTGGTTGTAGATGACGGTATTGTGGTTACCGAGAATATTTTCAAGAAAGTGGAAGAAGGAATGTCTCCTATTGAAGCTGCTATAAAAGGATCAAACGAGATTTTCTTTGCTGTAATATCGATATCCATTACTTTGGCGGCGGTATTTTTGCCGGTAATTTTTCTCGAAGGATTTGTGGGACGCTTGTTCCGTGAATTTGGGGTCGTTATTGGAGCCGCAGTATTGATTTCGGCTTTTGTGTCTCTGACACTTACTCCAATGTTGAATGCTTACTTGATGAAAGGAGGCCATCAAAAAAAATCAAAATTTTATGAGCTTACTGAACCTTATTTTGTGAAACTAAATACAGGTTATGCCAATGCTCTAACCCGTTTTATGAAAAAAAGATGGTTGAGTTTCCCGATTCTTATTGTTTGTTTTGGATTGATTTATCTGTTTTTTAATATTCTGAAAAAAGAAACGGCACCTTATGATGACCGTAGTTCTTTAGGGATGACTATAACAATGCCTGAAGGAGCATCCTATGAATATACGGATCGTTTTATGCAGGAAATTTCAAGGTTGATTGATGATTCTATTCCGGAGAAAAAAGTTGCATTGGTGATTACCTCGCCAGGATTTATTTCAACGGCAGTTAATACAGGAAGGGTTCGTATCGCTTTGGTTGATTCTGATAAAAGAAAATTAAAACAAAAAGAAATTGCTGAAAAGCTTACTAAATGGACTAATAATTATTCAGAAGCAAAAACCTCAGTGATGGAACAGCCAACAATTGCTGTAAACAGGCGTGGTGGTATGCCGGTTCAATACATTATTCAGGCCCCAAATTTTGAAAAACTAAGAGAAAAAATTCCTTTGTTTATGGACGAAGCGGCAAAAAGCGATGTTTTCTCTACGACAGATGTGAATTTAAAATTCAATAAGCCTGAAATTAATGTTTCGATTGACAGGGAAAAAGCAGAGAGTTTGGGAATTTCTGTAAAAGATGTTGCGCAAACTTTGCAACTTTCATTGAGCGGTCAGCGTTTTGGTTATTTTATCAGAAACGGAAAACAATACCAGGTAATTGGTCAGTTTGAAAAAGAAGATCGTTCAAAGCCATTGGATTTAACATCGATGTATGTCAAAAACAATAAGGGCGAATTGATCCAAATGGATAATGTTGTAAAAATTGTTGAACAAAGTAATCCACCCCAGTTGTATCACAACAATCGATATATGTCAGCAACTGTTTCGGCAAGTCTAGCTCCAGGCAAAAGTCTTAGCGATGGAATCGACGCAATGAATGAAATTAAGGCCAAAGTTCTTGATGACTCATTTACCACCGATTTAGGGGGAGAATCTAGGGATTTTGTGGAGAGTAGTTCGAATACTTCTTTTGCCTTTGGATTGGCTTTACTGTTGATTTTCTTGATATTGGCAGCACAATTTGAAAGTTTTGTAGATCCTTTCATTATTATCCTGACAGTACCCATGGCGGTTGCTGGAGCGTTATTTTCACTTTGGTTGTTCAATCAGACCTGGAATATTTTTAGTCAGATTGGAACCATTATGTTAATTGGATTGGTAACCAAGAACGGAATCCTGATTGTCGAATTTGCCAATCAGCTGAGGGAACAAGGAAAACCAAAAATGGAAGCAATTATTGAAGCTTCAGAAGCAAGGTTGCGTCCTATTTTGATGACCAGTTTGGCTATTTCGTTGGGAGCTTTGCCAATTGCATTGTCGCTGGGAGCTGCGGCCACAAGTAGAATTGGTATGGGAGTTGTAATTGTGGGAGGAACAATTTTCTCATTGGTTCTTACTTTATTTGTAATTCCTGCCTTGTATTCAATGTGGTCCAAAGCCCGTAAACATTATCCGGAATTTGACCATATTGATGAATATGAACGTGAGGTGAAAAAATAG
- a CDS encoding TolC family protein, with protein sequence MNTKLFIKSFLLFFLCFSTGNAQEVLTLENAIKIALENNFEIKIAQNNLKINETNVAYGNAGMLPSITASVTDDNSVKNSSQTRQDGTTTSLDNAKNNSLNYGVNLGWTIFDGMKMFAKYDQLKEFKNMSDAQMKLTIISKVSSVNSVYHDLIQEQQKLSDLDSTIVISKKRLEFTKNRYTIGKNSKLDVLNAQVDLNTDLGNLVKEKQTYANAKTLLNQILARDLNTDFRVSEGIQVDRQLKLDELLALAEKQNPELEMQIINKKISELDLKQIKGERYPTVRLNTGYNFNDTQSSLGFTSQSSAHGLNYGFTAALNLFDGNSQNRNEKIAKMQIDNSKLAIDQQLTQLRSNLTVAYQVYLTNLDLIDLEENNTAIAKQNLEITAEKFKIGTITSVEFRAAQLNHINSKIRLSSAQFQAKLSEITLRELAGNLNF encoded by the coding sequence ATGAATACCAAATTGTTTATTAAAAGCTTTCTTCTGTTTTTCCTTTGCTTTTCGACAGGAAATGCACAGGAAGTGTTAACTCTTGAAAATGCAATTAAAATAGCATTGGAAAATAATTTTGAAATAAAGATTGCACAAAATAATTTAAAAATAAATGAAACCAATGTTGCTTACGGAAATGCCGGTATGTTGCCAAGCATTACAGCTTCGGTGACGGATGACAATAGCGTTAAAAACTCATCACAAACGCGTCAGGATGGAACGACTACTTCATTGGATAATGCCAAAAATAACAGTCTGAATTATGGCGTAAATCTTGGCTGGACTATTTTTGACGGAATGAAAATGTTTGCCAAATATGATCAATTAAAAGAATTCAAAAACATGAGCGACGCTCAGATGAAATTGACGATAATTAGCAAAGTGAGCAGTGTCAATTCGGTTTATCATGATTTAATTCAGGAACAACAAAAATTGTCTGATTTGGATTCGACTATTGTTATTTCGAAAAAGAGACTTGAGTTTACTAAAAACCGTTATACTATTGGTAAAAATTCAAAACTTGATGTCTTAAATGCACAAGTGGATTTGAATACCGATCTTGGGAATTTGGTAAAAGAAAAGCAAACTTACGCCAATGCAAAAACACTTTTGAATCAGATTTTAGCAAGAGATTTGAATACTGATTTTAGAGTTTCAGAAGGTATCCAGGTAGACAGACAATTAAAACTTGATGAATTGTTGGCTCTTGCCGAAAAGCAAAACCCCGAATTAGAAATGCAAATTATCAATAAAAAGATATCTGAACTGGATTTGAAACAAATAAAAGGAGAGCGTTATCCTACAGTCAGATTGAATACTGGGTATAATTTCAATGATACACAATCGAGTTTGGGATTTACTTCTCAATCCTCTGCTCACGGTTTAAATTACGGATTTACTGCGGCTTTGAATTTGTTTGATGGAAATTCGCAAAACAGAAATGAAAAAATTGCCAAAATGCAAATTGATAATTCTAAACTGGCAATCGATCAGCAATTGACTCAGTTGAGAAGTAATCTAACGGTTGCTTACCAAGTGTATTTAACCAATTTGGACTTGATTGACTTGGAAGAAAATAATACAGCCATTGCAAAACAGAACTTAGAAATTACGGCCGAAAAGTTTAAAATTGGAACGATTACTTCTGTCGAATTTAGAGCGGCTCAGTTGAATCATATTAATTCAAAAATTCGTTTGAGTAGCGCTCAATTTCAAGCCAAACTATCAGAAATTACTTTGAGGGAATTAGCTGGAAATCTTAATTTTTAG
- a CDS encoding bestrophin family protein, with amino-acid sequence MISYNPKVWIAYIFRFQKSDTLRELLPYMILIGLYSGAIAYLEIECFKLEESSNVKNLTVIHTSLGFVISLLLAYRINSAYDRWWEGRKLWGSLVNNSRNLAMKLSVMLKDEKDLAYFRRLIPSYASMLNKHLKDEETSMQLFDHVDLDLDHHKHRPNQIAKMLYQKINDLYVSHKITGDQLIILNGEIQSFTDICGSCERIKNTPIPYSYSTFIKKFIFIFVLTLPYAYVFTLGYYIIPFACLIFYVLASIELISEEIEEPFGYDDNDLPTTKISTNIKKHIEEIL; translated from the coding sequence ATGATATCGTATAATCCCAAAGTTTGGATTGCTTATATTTTTCGTTTTCAAAAATCAGATACGTTAAGAGAGCTTTTGCCGTATATGATTTTAATTGGGTTGTATTCTGGTGCTATCGCTTATTTAGAAATTGAATGTTTTAAGCTCGAAGAGTCCAGTAATGTCAAAAATCTGACAGTAATTCATACTTCTTTGGGCTTTGTAATCTCTTTGTTGTTGGCTTACCGAATCAATTCAGCTTATGATCGCTGGTGGGAAGGTCGAAAATTATGGGGATCTTTGGTCAATAATAGCCGGAATCTGGCTATGAAACTTTCCGTTATGCTAAAGGACGAAAAGGATTTGGCTTACTTTAGAAGACTAATTCCGAGTTATGCTTCCATGTTAAACAAGCATTTAAAAGACGAGGAAACCAGTATGCAATTATTTGATCATGTAGATTTGGATTTGGATCATCATAAACACAGGCCCAATCAAATTGCAAAAATGTTGTATCAAAAGATTAATGATTTGTATGTTTCCCACAAAATAACAGGAGATCAATTGATTATTTTGAATGGTGAAATTCAATCTTTTACAGATATTTGTGGCTCTTGTGAAAGAATAAAAAACACGCCTATCCCCTATTCGTACAGTACTTTTATCAAAAAATTCATTTTTATTTTTGTATTGACACTGCCCTATGCTTATGTTTTTACTTTGGGATATTACATAATACCATTTGCTTGTTTGATTTTTTATGTATTGGCCAGTATCGAATTAATTTCTGAAGAAATCGAAGAACCTTTTGGTTATGATGATAATGATTTGCCAACTACAAAAATTTCCACAAATATCAAAAAGCACATTGAGGAAATATTATAG
- the pheT gene encoding phenylalanine--tRNA ligase subunit beta: protein MKISYNWLKQFIKIDWKSEETAALLTDLGLEVEVVEKYQSVKGGLEGIVVGHVLTCVPHPDADRLKVTTVDLGDGVPVQIVCGASNVDAGQKVPVATIGTVLYDKEGNSFTIKKGKIRGQESHGMICAEDELGLGESHDGIMVLDNSIAAGTLASAVFKIENDEVFEIGLTPNRADAMSHFGTARDLRAGLIQKGTHVELITPSVSNFRVDKRILKIDVDVKDTHLAPRYCGVTISGITVKDSPEWLKNRLKAIGINPKNNIVDVTNYVLHDLGQPLHAFDASKINGKVIVKTLPAGTKFTTLDDIERTLHEEDLMICDEKGPMCIAGVFGGKKSGVTETTTSIFLESAYFNPVSIRKSAKRHQLNTDASFRFERGIDPSITEYALKRAALLIQEVSGGEITADIIDIYPKKIEGFSVFLNFKNVARIIGQELPKDTIKQILASLEIKVNSVSDAGLGLTIPPYRVDVQREIDVIEEILRVYGYNNIVFSKKLNATVSNSPRNEDYKVQNIIATQLNSQGFHEMMANSLTTASYVQLSDALKEEYNVTMLNPLSSDLAAMRQSLLFSGLEAISYNINRKNSDLKLFEFGKSYHKFLSGYEEIKHLTLFQTGNRNQETWTNAQKPSDFFLFKGYVEAILSRLGISNSKSVPVNTDVFSEGIAFGIGNETIVEFGVVKKSILKHFGIKQEVFFADFNWATILKLMSNKIKYTEIPKYPEVRRDLALMVNQNVTYDAIYSVARQTEKLLLKDINLFDVYEGKNLPEGKKSYALSFTIQDTAKTLEDVQIDKIMSKLIKNFEAELGASLR, encoded by the coding sequence ATGAAAATATCTTATAACTGGTTAAAACAATTCATAAAAATTGATTGGAAATCAGAAGAAACGGCTGCATTATTGACTGATTTAGGTCTGGAAGTAGAAGTAGTAGAGAAATACCAATCGGTAAAAGGCGGATTGGAAGGTATCGTTGTAGGTCACGTACTTACTTGTGTGCCTCATCCTGATGCTGATCGTTTGAAAGTGACCACTGTAGATTTGGGCGATGGCGTTCCTGTTCAAATTGTATGTGGAGCCAGTAATGTCGATGCAGGACAAAAAGTTCCAGTAGCAACTATTGGTACCGTTTTGTATGATAAAGAGGGGAATTCTTTTACCATTAAAAAAGGAAAAATCAGAGGACAGGAAAGTCACGGAATGATTTGTGCCGAAGATGAATTGGGTCTTGGTGAAAGTCACGACGGAATTATGGTTCTAGATAATTCAATTGCAGCGGGAACATTGGCTTCGGCAGTTTTTAAAATTGAAAATGACGAAGTTTTTGAGATAGGTTTGACACCAAATCGTGCCGATGCAATGAGTCATTTTGGGACTGCCCGTGACTTGAGAGCAGGTTTAATTCAAAAAGGTACTCATGTAGAATTAATTACTCCATCAGTAAGCAATTTTAGAGTTGATAAAAGAATCCTGAAAATTGATGTTGATGTAAAAGATACGCACCTTGCGCCAAGATATTGCGGGGTTACAATTTCTGGGATTACCGTGAAAGATTCTCCAGAATGGTTAAAAAACAGACTGAAAGCAATTGGAATCAATCCAAAAAATAATATAGTGGATGTAACCAATTATGTATTGCATGATTTGGGGCAGCCGCTACATGCTTTTGATGCTTCAAAAATCAACGGAAAAGTTATCGTGAAAACACTTCCGGCAGGGACCAAATTCACTACTTTGGATGATATTGAAAGAACGTTGCATGAAGAGGATTTAATGATTTGTGATGAAAAAGGGCCTATGTGTATTGCAGGTGTTTTTGGAGGAAAAAAATCAGGTGTGACGGAGACAACTACTTCTATTTTCCTTGAAAGTGCTTATTTTAACCCGGTAAGTATTCGAAAATCTGCAAAAAGACATCAATTAAATACTGATGCTTCTTTCCGATTTGAAAGAGGAATTGATCCAAGTATCACAGAATATGCTTTGAAAAGAGCCGCATTATTGATACAGGAAGTTTCTGGTGGTGAAATTACGGCAGATATCATTGATATTTACCCAAAGAAAATAGAAGGCTTCAGCGTCTTTTTGAATTTCAAAAATGTAGCGAGAATTATTGGTCAGGAATTGCCAAAAGATACTATTAAACAGATTTTGGCTTCATTGGAGATAAAAGTAAATAGTGTTTCAGACGCCGGTTTGGGATTGACCATTCCTCCCTATCGTGTTGATGTTCAAAGAGAAATTGATGTTATCGAAGAAATTTTAAGAGTGTATGGCTATAACAATATTGTATTCTCTAAAAAATTAAATGCTACCGTTTCTAATTCTCCAAGAAACGAGGATTATAAGGTGCAAAACATCATTGCTACACAATTGAATTCTCAAGGGTTTCATGAAATGATGGCTAATTCATTGACGACAGCTTCTTATGTTCAGCTTTCGGATGCGTTAAAAGAAGAATACAACGTAACGATGCTTAACCCATTGAGCAGTGATTTAGCAGCTATGCGTCAGTCGTTGTTGTTTTCTGGTTTGGAAGCGATATCTTATAATATAAATCGTAAAAATTCGGATTTAAAATTATTTGAGTTTGGTAAATCCTACCATAAATTTTTATCCGGTTATGAGGAAATCAAGCATTTGACTTTATTCCAAACAGGAAACAGAAATCAGGAAACTTGGACAAATGCACAAAAACCATCGGATTTCTTTTTGTTCAAAGGTTATGTTGAAGCAATATTGTCAAGGCTAGGAATTTCAAATTCAAAAAGTGTTCCGGTAAATACTGATGTCTTTTCAGAAGGAATTGCTTTCGGTATAGGAAATGAAACAATTGTTGAGTTTGGAGTGGTTAAAAAATCAATTTTAAAACATTTTGGAATTAAACAAGAAGTGTTCTTCGCTGATTTTAATTGGGCAACGATTTTGAAATTAATGTCAAATAAAATTAAATATACTGAAATTCCAAAATATCCAGAAGTTCGCAGGGATTTAGCTTTGATGGTAAATCAAAATGTGACTTACGATGCAATTTATTCTGTAGCTAGACAAACAGAAAAATTGTTGTTAAAAGACATTAATTTGTTTGATGTTTACGAAGGTAAAAATTTACCCGAAGGGAAAAAATCCTATGCGTTGAGTTTTACTATTCAGGATACTGCGAAAACTCTTGAAGATGTTCAAATTGATAAAATTATGAGCAAACTAATCAAGAATTTTGAAGCAGAGCTTGGAGCAAGTTTGAGGTAA
- a CDS encoding OmpA family protein: protein MKHIYILLIVFSIQFIQAQQQDLERANRFFNKTYYSEAIPLYEKISNKIQTQEVIQNLGDCYFFTNDFDNAQKQYAILVHSNNKNLSEDVYFRYTQTLKAKGKYNEANDVMRKFYSASNNSRAIEKLESDIKTLKNVSAIGNRYTIQNLPLNTENSEFGAVVFGDKLVFAAVKKKPNLFDKTYKWNNELYLNLVSIPLKNINVSDSSITYFSKDLKSPMHESNAIFTKDGKFMYFTRNNSNNGSRAKNADKISNIQIFRAEFVKDKWTNITALPFNSPNYSVEHPALSPDEKTLYFASDMPGTLGSFDIYKVSIEGTTYGTPINLGENINTSKREQFPFVSKDNKLYFSSNGRESYGALDVFVSDIQNNSYSKASNVGLPLNSGYDDFAFTINSDTKEGYFSSDRPGGKGKDDIYSLKETKELIIEDCKQYIAGIITDTDSHLALKNATVVLKNSSNQELEKGITDADGKFNFTIECESNYSIVATKENYTENSKSFHSSAERKKSNDGSMDIRSLEIIKKEEQIAFEKKKADDLLKAQQLKAAELVSIQQKKKADAIALQEKKTAEANALKQKKKEDAIALEEKRLANLATAEQLKKEKLEADKKTKEIAAAKKKEKTEAIVATEKDVVKDKDRLIIKTDPIYFDYNMWYIRKESKKILNRVAELMNKYPEMVVEIGSHTDNRGNAKFNEDLSQKRADATRNYIIEQGIPKNRIYAKGYGESVPIVKCVPEDSCDEEQHELNRRSEFVIKNL, encoded by the coding sequence ATGAAACATATATATATACTCCTCATCGTATTTTCAATCCAATTCATACAAGCGCAACAGCAAGATTTGGAAAGAGCTAACCGTTTTTTTAATAAAACATATTATAGCGAAGCCATTCCTTTGTACGAAAAAATCAGTAACAAAATCCAAACACAGGAAGTGATTCAAAACTTAGGAGATTGTTATTTCTTTACAAATGATTTCGATAATGCTCAAAAACAATATGCAATTTTGGTTCATAGCAATAACAAAAACCTTTCCGAAGATGTTTATTTTCGATACACCCAAACATTGAAAGCCAAAGGAAAATACAACGAAGCCAATGATGTTATGCGAAAGTTTTATTCGGCTTCAAATAATAGTAGAGCAATCGAAAAGTTGGAAAGTGATATCAAAACCTTAAAAAATGTTAGTGCTATTGGCAACAGATATACTATTCAAAATTTGCCATTAAATACCGAGAATTCGGAGTTTGGAGCGGTTGTATTTGGTGATAAATTGGTTTTTGCAGCAGTCAAAAAGAAACCTAATTTATTCGACAAAACCTACAAATGGAATAATGAATTATATCTCAATTTGGTCAGTATTCCATTAAAAAATATAAATGTTAGTGATTCTTCGATTACTTATTTTTCAAAAGATTTAAAATCACCAATGCACGAATCAAATGCTATTTTTACTAAAGATGGGAAATTCATGTATTTTACCCGAAACAATTCTAACAATGGAAGTAGAGCGAAAAATGCTGACAAAATTTCAAACATTCAAATTTTCAGAGCTGAATTTGTAAAAGATAAATGGACGAATATTACGGCGTTACCTTTTAATAGTCCTAATTATTCTGTTGAGCATCCTGCTTTGAGTCCAGATGAAAAAACACTTTATTTTGCATCAGACATGCCGGGAACATTGGGTTCTTTTGATATTTATAAAGTTTCTATAGAAGGAACAACGTACGGAACTCCAATTAATTTGGGAGAGAACATTAATACTTCCAAAAGAGAACAATTTCCATTTGTTTCGAAAGACAATAAATTATATTTTTCTTCAAATGGTCGTGAAAGTTACGGAGCTTTGGATGTTTTTGTTTCTGATATTCAAAACAATTCGTATTCTAAAGCTTCAAATGTTGGACTTCCGTTGAATTCAGGTTATGATGATTTTGCCTTTACCATCAATTCTGATACCAAAGAAGGATATTTTTCGTCGGATAGACCGGGAGGAAAAGGAAAAGATGATATTTATTCTTTAAAAGAAACCAAAGAACTTATTATAGAAGACTGCAAACAATATATCGCAGGAATCATCACCGACACTGATTCGCATCTTGCGCTGAAAAATGCTACGGTAGTTTTAAAAAACAGTTCCAATCAAGAGCTTGAAAAAGGAATAACTGATGCCGATGGAAAATTTAATTTTACAATTGAATGTGAATCAAATTACTCAATAGTAGCAACCAAAGAAAATTATACCGAAAATTCAAAATCGTTCCATTCTTCGGCTGAAAGAAAAAAATCAAACGATGGTTCTATGGATATTCGATCTTTGGAAATTATCAAAAAAGAAGAGCAAATTGCATTTGAGAAAAAAAAGGCAGACGATTTACTCAAAGCACAGCAATTGAAAGCGGCTGAATTAGTGTCAATTCAACAAAAAAAGAAAGCAGATGCGATAGCACTTCAAGAAAAGAAAACTGCTGAAGCCAACGCTCTCAAACAAAAGAAAAAAGAAGATGCTATTGCTCTTGAGGAAAAAAGATTGGCAAACTTAGCTACTGCTGAACAATTAAAAAAAGAAAAATTAGAAGCCGATAAAAAGACAAAAGAAATAGCGGCAGCTAAGAAAAAAGAAAAAACAGAAGCGATTGTAGCCACCGAAAAAGATGTGGTAAAAGACAAAGACCGTTTAATCATCAAAACCGATCCTATTTATTTTGATTACAATATGTGGTACATTCGAAAAGAATCAAAAAAAATATTGAATCGGGTCGCTGAATTAATGAATAAATATCCTGAAATGGTTGTAGAAATTGGTTCACATACAGACAATCGTGGTAACGCAAAATTCAATGAAGACCTTTCTCAAAAAAGAGCTGATGCAACTCGAAATTACATTATAGAACAAGGGATTCCTAAAAACAGAATTTATGCCAAAGGTTATGGGGAATCTGTTCCAATTGTAAAATGTGTTCCCGAAGATTCTTGCGATGAAGAACAACACGAATTGAACAGAAGAAGTGAATTTGTGATTAAAAATTTATAA
- a CDS encoding PorP/SprF family type IX secretion system membrane protein, with product MKKIVLLVFIFLSALKATAQQDPHFTQYMNNMSVINPAYTTATPAILNLGSLYRYQWAGIEGAPKTLTLFAHTPINKKIETGLSLVSDNIGNGAKKETNFYADFAYVLQLNEKQKLSFGLKAGFSSISTNFNGFQLNSGDISTDKAFAENINETVPNIGVGAYYFGDNYYIGVSAPNLLSSEHIKSRSTSNSFGPQEIHTYLTGGYVFDINQAFKFKPAAMAIFVKGAPVSVDLTANVLYNEKFEFGAAYRFDDSVSLLMNVNVTPSLRIGYSYDYITSNLSQFSSGSHEIVLLYNLDLLGKGYDKSPRFF from the coding sequence ATGAAAAAAATAGTACTTCTTGTGTTTATATTCCTTTCCGCACTAAAGGCAACAGCACAGCAAGACCCACATTTTACACAATATATGAATAATATGAGTGTAATAAATCCTGCATATACGACAGCAACTCCTGCAATTCTTAATTTAGGAAGTTTGTACCGTTACCAATGGGCAGGAATAGAGGGAGCACCCAAAACCCTGACCTTATTTGCACATACACCTATAAACAAAAAAATAGAAACAGGCTTATCGCTAGTGTCTGACAATATTGGAAATGGAGCCAAAAAAGAAACTAATTTCTATGCCGATTTTGCCTATGTTCTTCAATTGAATGAAAAGCAAAAACTTTCATTTGGGCTAAAAGCTGGATTTTCGTCGATAAGTACCAATTTTAATGGTTTTCAATTGAATAGTGGTGATATTTCTACAGATAAAGCATTTGCAGAAAACATAAACGAAACAGTGCCCAATATTGGAGTAGGAGCTTACTATTTTGGAGATAATTATTATATAGGTGTTTCAGCTCCAAACCTGCTTTCGTCTGAACATATCAAATCAAGATCAACTTCAAATTCCTTTGGACCGCAGGAAATCCATACTTATTTGACAGGAGGATATGTTTTTGACATCAACCAAGCTTTTAAATTCAAACCGGCTGCAATGGCAATATTTGTAAAAGGAGCACCAGTTTCTGTCGATTTAACGGCTAATGTATTGTATAATGAAAAATTCGAATTTGGAGCTGCCTACCGTTTTGATGATTCTGTAAGTTTATTGATGAATGTGAATGTTACTCCAAGTTTGAGAATAGGCTATTCTTATGATTATATCACTTCCAATCTGAGTCAATTCAGTTCTGGTTCACATGAAATTGTCCTGCTGTATAACTTGGATTTATTAGGCAAAGGATACGATAAATCACCCAGATTTTTCTAA